A region of the Clostridium estertheticum subsp. estertheticum genome:
AACATACCATCTTTATATTATTATGGTATAATATGACGATATTCCAAATAAAATAGCGAAAATTTGATTTTGGAGTAAAACTGTATAAATTTATATGCCGATACCATAATTAGCAAATTGAACTGGAAGGCATTAGGAGGACACTTAAAATGAATAAATTTAAAAATATTAAATCTATTTTCTTAGCATCAGCATTAACAATTGGTTTTGCAACAAGTACATCACAAAATGTACTTGCAACTTCACTAACAACTAAAACATATATTGTGAAAAGTGGGGATTGTTTATCTGTAATAGCGAAAAAATGTGGACAATCATTAAATGACTTAAGGAAAACTAATAATAAATGGAATGATACTATTTTCCCAGGACAAATTATTAAGGTTCCAGTAACAACTAGTTCTGCTACATCGCAAGTTAAATTAAAAGCTCAAGATAAAACGGTAGCGAAAGTAGACAAGATAGCAATAAAATATACAGAAAGTGATTTGAACTTATTATCAAGACTAATAACTGCAGAGGCACAAGGAGAATCTTATAGTGCTCAAGTTGCTGTAGGCGCAGTTGTTGTAAATAGAGTTAAGAGTGGATATTTTCCAAATTCAATTAGTGATGTTATAAATGAACGCACAAAAGGAGGTTATCAATTTACACCAGTATTAAATGGTAATATCAATAGACCAGCACAGGCAAGCGCGCTTAAGGCTGCGAGTGAAGCTCTTAGCGGGTCCGATCCAACAAATAATGCATTGTTTTTTTATGATGGCGGTGTTCCTAAAGGACTAACTGAACCACAACCAATATCTAAAGTAATAGGTAATTTGACATTTGTTTACTTAATAAAATAATGGTTATATCAAAAAATTAAAATTAAGGGCTAGAACATAATTGTTCAGCCCTTAATTTTTAGTTCCTAATTTTTGAATTTCTTATATATAGTCTAAAAATAAGCTCTTCTAGAAAGTTGAACACACTTGTGGTGATTAAGTATATTCCAACTGCGATTGGAGCTGCTTTAGCAACAAATAGACCAACTACTGCCATTATTATTATATTACTCTTGCTAAGTGTTGACTGACCTTCAATTTTAAGTAAGGTTACATATGAAAGCAGACTTGGTGTTAGCGATATAAGCACATATATTAGTGGAACTATAAAATAACTGTCTGAGACCTTAATACTAGACACCCATGGTATAAGAAATGTACTAGCGCTCACAGGAAGCTTATTAAATACACTCCACAGGGTCATTATTATAGGCAGTTGTAACAACGTTACTAAGCAACCTAGCATACTTTTGGCACTCTCTGCAGATTGTTTTTTAACTTCGACGTCAAGTCTGTCTTTGTTATCTTTATATTTTTCCTTTATTTCTTGCATTTTTATACCGAATTTTTGCTGCTGGTGCATGGATTTTTTTTGTTTGAAAGACATTGGAGAAAGTACTAATCTTACACTTATGGTAAGAAAAACTATTGCGAGGCCCCAGTCCCCGGTAAAATTAAAAATTGAATCTAATAAACTACTTAAAAAATTAAAAATGATGTTCATATTTATCCTCCCTCGAATAATTTTGGCTAAAACATCATTTCAATTTTTAATCGTTCTACATATATCCATATAACATATTTTTCATAAATAATATAATCTTCCGCAAGTACTTTTTTTATAAATCCAAGCCACTGAATTAAAACACTTCTTGTTATATTTTCTTTGGTTTTATGTTTGAAACTTTTATAGGTATATAAAGTATATGATAGTATGCCAGTAAAACATATCACTAAAAACATTAATTGTATTAAATTTATTAAGTCATAATTCAACTGCATACCTCCTCATATATTAGTTTTGAATATTATAAGATATATTATCAATATTGTTGAATTCTAAAAATAAAGATAGATATCATCGATGTTTATTATACATTCTTTTATAAATTTCAATAAATCCAATTATTAAAAGTATTAGTAGTATATATGGAATAGATGAATGTAGAGTTATTGTATAACTAAAGACGTTAGTAGAAAGAGTCTCTCCAAGAATAAATCTTATTAATAAAATAGCAAATATCACAAATATAAAACCATTAAATCCAGATTCAGTAATTCCGCTATTTATTGCGTAATATTTTTTATTCCAAAAGTTTAATGAGGGACTTTCTTGACTACTTTTTCTTGTTGCTGGAATTAAAATAAATGAAATAGCACTTAGTGTTATAAGCATATCTACAGTTATTCCTAGGGTAAATGAAGAATTTTTTAATCCAATCACTATCCACAAAAAAACTGAACTTGTTATCGAGTAAAATAGACCCTTTTGTATATAATCTAATAATCTGTAGTTTTTGCTTTTGTCACTACTATATTCTTCAATAATCGACTTGCAAAATTCCTGATAGTCATTCCCGATAATTAATTCCATTGGCTTTTTTTCTATTTGTGCTTGCAACATCATATCTATGACTTGTTGAAGAATTTCTTCCTTTTCAATTCCTCTCAATTCGCTGTGCTGTATATATGAAGTTATGCTTCTATATAAATATAAGTTACTCCCATTTAAATTTTTTTGCTCTTTAAATCTAAGCTTTTTAAGTCTCCATTCGAGCAGCATTAACTATCCCTCCAATACATTATCAATGTTCTTTTTAATTTTATCCCAAGATGATATGAAATCTTCTAATTCAGTATTTCCTTCTTTAGTTAGATAATAATATTTTCTCATTGGTCCGAAAGGGGACTTAATCATATTAGAGTAAAGTAGCTTTTTCTTTTCCAGTCTTATAAGAATGGGATAGACACTACCTTCAGAAACTTCTTGAAATCCATACACTGTTAGTTGTTCACATATTTCATAACCATAAGTTTCATGAGTACTTACAATTTTTAAAATACATCCTTCCAGTAAACCTTTCAATATTTGAGTTGAATTAGCCAAATAATCACCTACTTTGTATTACTTAATAGCATAGATAAAATATACACCCACTACTCTATAATGTCAAGTAGGTGTATGAGATGGATTTTTTAATAAATCACATTTATAACAAGCAAAGCCAACCTAGGTATAAATCTAGATTGGCTTTGTTTATTATTGGGGAATTACAATCATTCGCCTACTGTTTCAACTTTTAGTATATTGGTTGTTCCAACTTTTCCTACTGGTCCACCGGCAGTTATTACAATAATATCTCCATTTTTAACTAACTTAATATCTAAAGCTGTTTTAACACCAATTTCAAACATTTCTTCAACGTTTGTTGCAGCTTTAACTAGTAATGGAGTCACTCCCCAAGAAATAGCTAACTGTCTTTGAACTCTTGGATTCCATGTAGTTGCTATTATTGGACAAGATGCCCTAAATCTAGAAATCATTCTAGCAGTTTGTCCAGATTGGGTTGCACAAATTATTGATACTGCATTTAACTGTAGGGCAATTGTGCAAGTTGCATAACTTATAGCATTTGTGATATTTTCCATTGTATCAAATTTCATTGCAGCTAGTTTACTGCCATAATCTATAGACTCGTCTGCCATTTGAGCTATTCTTACCATAGTTTTTACACTTTCAATTGGGTATTTACCCATGGCACTTTCGCCAGAAAGCATAATTGCACTAGTTCCATCATAAACGGCATTTGCAACATCACTAGATTCTGCTCTAGTTGGTCTTGGATTTACAATCATTGAATCTAGCATTTGAGTTGCAGTTATTACTGGTTTACCATAGTTATAGCATTTCTTAATTATCATTTTTTGAACAAGAGGAACTTCTTCTGTAGGTATCTCTACGCCTAGATCGCCTCTAGCTACCATAATTCCATCAGAAACCTTTAATATTTCATCGAAATTATTTACGCCTTCTCTATTTTCAATTTTTGAAATTATCCTTATATCTTGTCCACCATATTTCTTTAATATTTTTCTAACTTCATTTACGTCTGTTGCTTTTCGTACAAAAGAACAAGCAATAAAATCAAACTCATTTTCTATAGCAAATTTTATATCTTCAATGTCCTGATTTGTTATTGCAGGTAAATGGGTATCTGTTTCGGGAATATTGACTCCTTTGTTATTACTTATGTCACCGCCATTTAGTATTATGCAATGTATGTCCTTGTCTACAACCTTTTGTACTTCTATGGCTACTAGTCCATCATTTATTAATATTTTAGTTCCGACTTTAACATCTTTATATAACTCTTTGTGGGAGATAGTTGATTTTTCCTCTGTTCCTAAAATATCTTCATTTACAAGTATGAAGATATTATTCTCTTTTAATGTTACTTTGCCCATTTGAAATTTACCTAATCTAATTTCAGGTCCTTTGGTATCAAGCAATAACGGAACTGGAATATTTAATTTTTCTCTAACTCTTTTTACTCTATCAACTCTAACCTTTTGCTCGGCGTGAGTACCATGAGAAAAATTTAATCTTGCTACATCCATACCTCCGAGTATTAATTCTTTTAATAAAACATCATTATCTACAGCAGGTCCTAAAGTACATATTATTTTTGTCATTCTCATTGTTTATTATCTCCTCTCATTTGTGTTTAAGTATGTATCCATTAAGATAAGTTATATGTTTGTTTTTAATAATATTACAGCTAAAGCCAACTTCGGTAAAGAACTTAAACCGTTTTATAATGAATATTTTAGGAGGGGTTAATTGCTATTAAGTGATATAAGTGGAATTATTAAATCATCAACAATATGTTCCACATATTTCATTTCAATTGGTTTTCCTGTGGTTATAAGCTTATAACATAATAATGCTGGTCCTACATCAGCGAGAAGTTTCAACTGGTGTTCATCTATTTTTTTATTTATGTTACATGTTATGGCCTCGCGAAATATATATGTTTGGTTTGTTATGCAATCTAGATGAATAGCTTCAGATAATGATTTATCTCTGCTTATGGCTGTTGAGATGGAGAGCATTACCTTTTGCCTAACCTCGTCGTCTACCCCGAAATATGTGCTTAGTAATTCACATAAATAATTTCTAAAGTTTTCGCCGCAACGCGCAGGATCAACCTTTTGCACGCGAGGCATGATAAATCTTATAGCTTCTGCAATGAGATATGGTTTAGACTTCCATCTGCGGTATAAGGTAGCTTTTCCTGCATGGGCACGCAGGGCTATGGCATCCATGGTCACAGAATCGTATCCTTGCTCTGCTACGAGCTCTAAGGCTGCTGTAAGAATAGCGAGATCACGTAGCTTATCAATAGGTCTTCCAAGTTTTACTGGAATTTTTTTTTTGATATTTTCAACAAAATCGGATTTGTTTATTATATCCATACTTTTGCCACCCCGTTCTCGATTTTCTATAAATATAACACAATGAAAATTTTATTTCAACATAACTGAACAAAGTAGTTTTGAAACTGTTGTGTTTTGATAATAGCTATGATATACTCTCATTTATAAACATAGTATATGGGGGTGGAAAGGTTAAAATAATGGGATAAATAAAAAAAAATTAAAAAAATTAAACTTTATTTTGAACTTATGGCAATTAAGGATATAATGTATAAGGTACTATGAAATCAATAGAATTTTTTTATATGGTTAAGTATACAATAAGTTAAGAACTAAAAACATAAGAGGTTAAGTAATATATTGAGAAAGAGAGGTGTTCTCTGATGAAAAAAAGATCAGGTATTGCTGTATGGACTATAGTTTTCGTTATGGTCGCAGTATTTATGTTTTCTAAAACAGATCAGAAATCAACTATTATTAATTTTAATCAATTTCAAAGCAATTGGACAAATAATACTATAAAAAGTTTTGTGGTTGAAACAGATCAAATGTCGGTTTCGGGAACATTAAAAAATGGATCTACATATAAAACAATTGTTCCATCTGCCAGACTATTTCAATTTATTAAAGATCACCCAAAGAGTGCAAGTGTTGAGGAAACATATGTAAAACCACCAACTATACCAATGTGGTTACAGTACTTGCCTAATGTATTATTGATTTTAATGCTTGTAGGTTTTGGATTTATATTTATGAAACAGTCAAAAGGCGCCGGCGGAAGCGGTGGTGTGATGAAATTTGGTAAAAGTAAAGCAAAACTTGCTGATCCTAATAAGAAAAAAGTAAGTTTTGATGATGTTGCAGGAGCGGATGAAGAGAAAGCTGAACTTGCGGAGATAGTTGATTTCTTAAAGCAACCTAAAAGATATATGGAAATGGGAGCTCGTATACCAAAGGGAGTCTTATTAATAGGACCTCCAGGAACTGGTAAAACACTCCTTGCAAGAGCAATATCTGGAGAGGCTGGAGTACCATTTTTTAGCATCTCAGGTTCTGACTTTGTAGAAATGTTCGTAGGTGTTGGAGCTTCTAGAGTAAGAGATTTATTTGAACAGGCAAAAAAGAATTCACCTTGTATAATTTTTATAGATGAAATTGATGCGGTAGGAAGACAAAGAGGTGCAGGTGTTGGTGGTGGAAACGATGAAAGAGAACAGACATTAAACCAACTTCTAGTTGAGATGGATGGGTTTGGAGAAAATGAAGGAATAATAATGATTGCAGCTACCAATAGAGCGGATGTACTTGATCCAGCACTTCTAAGACCAGGTAGATTTGATAGACAAATTCTTGTTGGGGTACCTGATAGAAAAGGTAGAGAGGCAATACTCGCAGTTCATTCTAAAAATAAGCATCTTGAAGCTGAAGTTAAGCTTAGCGTACTTGCTAAAAGAACGCCTGGATTTACAGGTGCAGATATTGAAAACTTAATGAATGAATCAGCACTGTTAACTGTGCGAAGAGATAAAAAACTAATTGGAATGGAAGAACTCGAAGAAGCGGCTACAAGAATAATGGCTGGACCTGAAAAGAAAAGTAGAGTTATTAGTGAAGTTGATAGAAAACTTACAGCATACCATGAAGCAGGCCATGCAATTGTAATGAATTTACTTCCAAATTCTGATCCTGTTCATCAGATAAGTATAGTTCCAAGAGGAAGGGCTGGTGGATATACTATGCGTCTTCCAGAAGAAGATAGATCATATATGTCTAGGTCAAGACTTGAAGAAGAAATTGTGGGGTTACTCGGTGGTAGAGTTGCAGAAAAACTAGTTATTGGTGATATAAGTACTGGGGCTAGTAATGATATCGAAAGAGCCACAGGAATCGCGAGACAAATGGTAATGGACTATGGAATGAGTGACACCCTTGGAACAATAGCATTTGGTTCAGGTAGTGATGAGGTATTCCTTGGAAGAGATATGGGTAAAGATAGAAAATACAGCGAAGAAACAGCATATAAAATAGATATAGAAATAAAGAAACTTATAGATGTAGCATATACAAAAGCGTTGACGCTTTTAACTGATAATAGAAGCAAACTTAACGCAGTTGCAGAAGAACTTCTAATAAAAGAGAAGCTTGAAGGTGTTGAATTTCAAGAGATATTTGCAAGAAGTTAATTAATTTACATTTATTTTCATTATAAAAAGTGAATTAAAGAAATAAAAAGAACTTAGTTCTTTTTATTTCTTTTTTTGACTAGAATTGTGTTATAAGGAAGGATAGACTTATAATTACAATAAGTTAATAATCAAATGGGGGCTTTAATATGGATATAATTGATAAACAAATAGTAGAAAGTATTCTTAATGAACATAATAAGTTTTTTATTTCAGGAGAAACAAGGAATATAGAATATAGAATATCTGCACTTAAGAAGCTTAAAAGTGTAATAAAAAAATATGAGAAAGAGATAATAAACGCATTGTATAGGGATTTAGGAAAAAGTGAATTTGAAGCTTATGGTACCGAGATTGGTTTCGTTTTGGATAGTATAGGTAATTTTACAAAACATTTAAAGAAGTGGGCTAAGACCAAAAGAGTGAAGACACCTATACATCAGTTTCCATCTAAGGGGTATATTATGTATGAACCCTATGGAACAGTTCTTATTATAGGACCATTTAATTATCCTTTTCAGCTTTTAATTGAACCATTAGTAGGGGCTATAGCTGCTGGAAATTGTGCTGTTTTAAAACCATCTGAAAATACACCTACTGTTTCAGGTTTAGTAAAAAAAATAATTGAAGAAACTTTTGAAAAAAACTATATACGAGTTATTGAAGGGGAAAAAGAAACTACTTCTGCCCTCATTAATTCATCATTTGATTACATATTCTTTACAGGTAGCGTGTCAGTTGGGAGAATAGTGATGAGGGCAGCTGCGGAAAATCTCGTCCCTATAACACTTGAACTAGGTGGAAAAAGTCCAGTAATAGTAGATAAAACTGCAAATTTAGAAATAGCAGCTAAGAGGATATTATGGGGCAAACTTGTAAATTCAGGACAAACTTGTATAGCTCCAGATTATATATTTGTGCACAAAGATATAAAAGAAAATTTTATAGAAAAGTTAAAAAGCACAGCTATAAGTTTTTATGGTGAGGATGCTTCTAAAAGCATTGACTACGGCAGAATTGTTAGCAGTAGTCAGTTTGAAAGATTAGCTTCAATAATTGAGAAAGATAAGAATAAAATTATTTATGGTGGACATTCAAATGAAGGTGCTTTGTACATTGAACCAACAATTATTGATAATGTAGATTTTCAGGATGCAGTTATGCAAGATGAGATATTTGGGCCAATTATGCCAATACTAGAATATGAGAACTTAGAAGAAGTTATTGAAATGATAAATAATAGACCTAAGCCATTAGCGTTATATGTTTTCACGGAAGATAAAAAAGTGGAGACCTCTGTCTTGGATAGAATTTCTTTTGGTGGAGGGTGCGTGAATGATACTATATCTCACGTTGCAGGTTCAAATATGCCTTTTGGCGGAGTTGGAAATTCTGGAATGGGTGCGTATCATGGAAGAGATAGTTTTGAAACTTTCTCTCATAGAAAAAGTATATTAAAGAAAAGCACTTCTATAGATATAAAACTTATTTTCCCTCCGTATGGAAATAGAATAAAACTTATAAAAAAAATATTAAAATAATGTAGATTAGATAAATATAAGATATAATGTATATAAGATATATTAAAATAAGTAAAAAAAAATAAATAAGAGGTGATTTTATGAGTAAGAAAAAAAAGGTTATTCTATCTTCTATAATTATAATTATCTTGGCATGCTTATTTTTTGTAGGTAATATAGCGCAAGTAATTATTAATATTGAGTGGTTTAATACAATGGGTTACCTTTCAGTATACTTCACAAAAATACTTACGGTGTTAAAGCTTATGGTACCTGTGTTTATCCTTAGTTATATTGGTATATTATTATACTATAAGGGTATAAAAAAGAGCATTGCACATATGAAAAAAGTAGTAGAGGTAAATACAAAAAAAGATGTTATTGAAAATAAGATTTTTACAGCAAGTAATTTATTTGTTTCACTCCTATTTTCTTTTGCTTTTTCATCCACATATTGGTATATGCTTCTTCAATTCATAAATGCAGTTAGTTTTAATGTGAAAGACCCTATTTTTAATTTGGATGTGTCTTTTTATATTTTTAAACTTCCTTTAATTCAATCATTATATAGTTTTATAATGACATTATTAGTACTTTTAATTATTATAAAAGTAATGGTATTCTTTGTATTTAAAACAAAAAGTACATTTAGCGCAGGTAAAAGAGCAAATCCTTTTGAAGACATTAAATCAACATTTAAGGAACTTAGTGTATTTGCAGGAAAACAAATTGCAATAATAGCCTCACTAATAGCATTTTTTCTTTCGCTTGGATATTTATTAAATTCATTTAATTTGGTGTATAGCCCTAGTGGAGTTGCATATGGTGCAAGCTACACAGATATTCATGTAACACTACTATTTTATAAAATACTGATTGTGACTTGCATTGTTGCTGCAGTTGTAATATTTATAAATGTTTTAAAATCAAAGGTTAAGCCCATAATAATTTCAGCTGCCGCCATAGTTTTAATAAGTTTTGTACAAGTAATATCAGCAGTTGTAGTTCAAAGCAGTATTGTAAAACCAAATCAAAAGGAACTTGAAAAACCATATATTCAAAATAATATTGATTTTACAAAGAAAGCATTTAATATAGAAAATATTACTACAACACCTTTTAATATAAAAAATGATTTGAAACAAGAGGATATTTCAAGTAATAAGAAGACAATAGATAACATTAAATTAAATTCATCTACGCAGGCACTTGAATTTTATAACCAAGTTCAAATATTAAGGTATTACTATACTTTTACCGATATAGATGTAGATAGATATAAAATAAACAATAAATATAGTCAAGTATTGGTTGCGGCAAGAGAAATAGATTCAAAATCATTAGATCCAATTACTTGGCAGAATACTCATATGATTTATACACATGGGTATGGGGTTGTAATGAGTAAGGTAAATGCTGTTACGACAGAGGGTCAACCTGATTTTGTAATAAAGGATATGCCAATAGCAAATAGTACAGATGTTAAACTAACTAATCCAAGAATTTATTTTGGAGAAAAAACAAATGACTATGCATTAGTAAATACTAAGGTAAGTGAGTTTGATTATCCTCAAGGTGGAGCCGACAAAATAACAAATTATGTTGGAGAAGCTGGAATTAAAATGAGTTTAGGTAATAAACTTTTGTTTGCAATAAATAAGGGAGAGTTAAACTTCCTATTATCAAGGGATATTAAGAGTACAAGTAAAATACTTATTAACAGAAATGTAGTTGAAAGGGCAAAGAGTATAGCTCCATTTTTAACTTATGACAAGGATCCCTATGTTGTTGTAAGTGGTGGGAAAATATACTATATAATTGATGCATACACAACATCATCTAAATACCCCTACTCACAACCACAAAATGGGGTAAACTATATTAGAAATTCAGTTAAGGTTGTAATTGATGCTTATGATGGAAGTACAAATTTTTATGTATCAGATTCAACTGATCCAATTGTACAAACTTATGCAAAAACATTCCCGAAACTGTTTAAGGATATGTCGAATGTTCCAGCTGACATTAAAGCACATTTTAGGTATCCATCTGATATATTTAGCATTCAAAGTGCAGTACTCAGTAAATATCATGTAACTAATGCTGGAGTGTTTTATAATGGGGAAGATTTTTGGGATGTTTCTAAGAATGCAACTGCTGTAGGTGCTGATGTTAAAACAACTATTCCGCCATACCTTGTAGAAAAATTACCAGGAATGGATAGTGAAGAGATGATACTTCAACAATATTTTAATGTAAAGGGAAAATATAATATGACAGCAATTTTAGGGGCTAGAATGGATGGTGAAAATTATGGTAAACTGTTCCTAAATAAATTTCCAGCATCGGAAACAACGGTTTATAGTCCGTTCCAATTTAAGCAAAGGATAAGTCAGGATACTACAATTTCAGCACAGCTTTCTTTATGGAATACAGGAGGATCTCAAGTACAATATGGAGACACTGTTATTTTGCCAATAAAGAATTCGTTACTTTATATTGAACCGGTCTACTTAAGAGCTAGTGGAAAAAACAGTATTCCTGAAATGAAAAAAATAATAATTTCATACGACAGTAAGTTACTTATGGTCGATAATATTGAAAGTGGACTAGAACAAATATTTAATTATAAGGCACCAAATGCAGTAGTTAAAACTGAAACAGGGGCTAAGACGACTGTTCCATTAACCCAAACTGAGACTAAATTAATTAAGCAGGCTAATGATTTATATACTAAAGCACTTGATGCTCAAAAAAGTTTGGATTGGGCAAAGTATGGAGAATATATTAAGCAACTTGGTACTTTGTTAAAACAACTAAATAAATAGTAAATTAAAAACAGATGCTAAATTGCATCTGTTTTTTTATTATATCTAAAATTTCAAGTGAGGTAAGTGGTCAACATGGGAAACTAGTTCAGGAAGCTTAAATTATTTATATAACATTTTCATTGATTCTCTCTAAACTTAGCTCATGCTTATTCATACTCTTTATATCTGCTACTATTATTATAATTGTTATTATAAAAGCGATAAAGTCAGATGCTGGACCAGCCATCCAAATTCCATCTAATTTAAAGAAATGTGGCATCAAAAGTATTAATGGAAAAAGTACTATAATTTGCCTTAAAAGACTTAAAAAAATAGAAATCTTAGCTTTTCCTACTGCCTGAAAATAATTTGTAAATACAACTTGTGAACCTATTAAAGGAAGCATTATAAGAAATATTCTTATTCCTCTAGAACCAAGATCTATAAGCTCTTTATCAGTGTTATTAAATATACTTATGATTTGAACTGAGAAAAGCTGAACAATTACAAATCCTACAACGGACATAAGGGTAGCTATAATAGCTGCATATTTTAAGGCTAATTTAACCCTCTTGTAACTTTTAGCACCGTAGTTATAACCTATAATTGGTTGTGCTCCTTGATTTAATCCAAAAATTGGCATCATAATCAACATATTTATGCTATTTATTAATGAAAAAGCACCTATTGCTAAATCACCACCATATTTTTTTAAGCTCTTATTAAATGTTACAGTAATAAGACCGGCAGCCATTTGCATAGCAAATGGAGACATTCCTATTTCTAATATTTCTTTCACAATTTTCATTTGCAAC
Encoded here:
- a CDS encoding DUF1048 domain-containing protein; amino-acid sequence: MLLEWRLKKLRFKEQKNLNGSNLYLYRSITSYIQHSELRGIEKEEILQQVIDMMLQAQIEKKPMELIIGNDYQEFCKSIIEEYSSDKSKNYRLLDYIQKGLFYSITSSVFLWIVIGLKNSSFTLGITVDMLITLSAISFILIPATRKSSQESPSLNFWNKKYYAINSGITESGFNGFIFVIFAILLIRFILGETLSTNVFSYTITLHSSIPYILLILLIIGFIEIYKRMYNKHR
- the pyk gene encoding pyruvate kinase — translated: MRMTKIICTLGPAVDNDVLLKELILGGMDVARLNFSHGTHAEQKVRVDRVKRVREKLNIPVPLLLDTKGPEIRLGKFQMGKVTLKENNIFILVNEDILGTEEKSTISHKELYKDVKVGTKILINDGLVAIEVQKVVDKDIHCIILNGGDISNNKGVNIPETDTHLPAITNQDIEDIKFAIENEFDFIACSFVRKATDVNEVRKILKKYGGQDIRIISKIENREGVNNFDEILKVSDGIMVARGDLGVEIPTEEVPLVQKMIIKKCYNYGKPVITATQMLDSMIVNPRPTRAESSDVANAVYDGTSAIMLSGESAMGKYPIESVKTMVRIAQMADESIDYGSKLAAMKFDTMENITNAISYATCTIALQLNAVSIICATQSGQTARMISRFRASCPIIATTWNPRVQRQLAISWGVTPLLVKAATNVEEMFEIGVKTALDIKLVKNGDIIVITAGGPVGKVGTTNILKVETVGE
- a CDS encoding cell wall hydrolase; protein product: MNKFKNIKSIFLASALTIGFATSTSQNVLATSLTTKTYIVKSGDCLSVIAKKCGQSLNDLRKTNNKWNDTIFPGQIIKVPVTTSSATSQVKLKAQDKTVAKVDKIAIKYTESDLNLLSRLITAEAQGESYSAQVAVGAVVVNRVKSGYFPNSISDVINERTKGGYQFTPVLNGNINRPAQASALKAASEALSGSDPTNNALFFYDGGVPKGLTEPQPISKVIGNLTFVYLIK
- a CDS encoding aldehyde dehydrogenase, with the protein product MDIIDKQIVESILNEHNKFFISGETRNIEYRISALKKLKSVIKKYEKEIINALYRDLGKSEFEAYGTEIGFVLDSIGNFTKHLKKWAKTKRVKTPIHQFPSKGYIMYEPYGTVLIIGPFNYPFQLLIEPLVGAIAAGNCAVLKPSENTPTVSGLVKKIIEETFEKNYIRVIEGEKETTSALINSSFDYIFFTGSVSVGRIVMRAAAENLVPITLELGGKSPVIVDKTANLEIAAKRILWGKLVNSGQTCIAPDYIFVHKDIKENFIEKLKSTAISFYGEDASKSIDYGRIVSSSQFERLASIIEKDKNKIIYGGHSNEGALYIEPTIIDNVDFQDAVMQDEIFGPIMPILEYENLEEVIEMINNRPKPLALYVFTEDKKVETSVLDRISFGGGCVNDTISHVAGSNMPFGGVGNSGMGAYHGRDSFETFSHRKSILKKSTSIDIKLIFPPYGNRIKLIKKILK
- a CDS encoding YidC/Oxa1 family membrane protein insertase, which encodes MNIIFNFLSSLLDSIFNFTGDWGLAIVFLTISVRLVLSPMSFKQKKSMHQQQKFGIKMQEIKEKYKDNKDRLDVEVKKQSAESAKSMLGCLVTLLQLPIIMTLWSVFNKLPVSASTFLIPWVSSIKVSDSYFIVPLIYVLISLTPSLLSYVTLLKIEGQSTLSKSNIIIMAVVGLFVAKAAPIAVGIYLITTSVFNFLEELIFRLYIRNSKIRN
- the ftsH gene encoding ATP-dependent zinc metalloprotease FtsH, with amino-acid sequence MKKRSGIAVWTIVFVMVAVFMFSKTDQKSTIINFNQFQSNWTNNTIKSFVVETDQMSVSGTLKNGSTYKTIVPSARLFQFIKDHPKSASVEETYVKPPTIPMWLQYLPNVLLILMLVGFGFIFMKQSKGAGGSGGVMKFGKSKAKLADPNKKKVSFDDVAGADEEKAELAEIVDFLKQPKRYMEMGARIPKGVLLIGPPGTGKTLLARAISGEAGVPFFSISGSDFVEMFVGVGASRVRDLFEQAKKNSPCIIFIDEIDAVGRQRGAGVGGGNDEREQTLNQLLVEMDGFGENEGIIMIAATNRADVLDPALLRPGRFDRQILVGVPDRKGREAILAVHSKNKHLEAEVKLSVLAKRTPGFTGADIENLMNESALLTVRRDKKLIGMEELEEAATRIMAGPEKKSRVISEVDRKLTAYHEAGHAIVMNLLPNSDPVHQISIVPRGRAGGYTMRLPEEDRSYMSRSRLEEEIVGLLGGRVAEKLVIGDISTGASNDIERATGIARQMVMDYGMSDTLGTIAFGSGSDEVFLGRDMGKDRKYSEETAYKIDIEIKKLIDVAYTKALTLLTDNRSKLNAVAEELLIKEKLEGVEFQEIFARS
- a CDS encoding PadR family transcriptional regulator, with product MANSTQILKGLLEGCILKIVSTHETYGYEICEQLTVYGFQEVSEGSVYPILIRLEKKKLLYSNMIKSPFGPMRKYYYLTKEGNTELEDFISSWDKIKKNIDNVLEG
- a CDS encoding TetR/AcrR family transcriptional regulator; this translates as MDIINKSDFVENIKKKIPVKLGRPIDKLRDLAILTAALELVAEQGYDSVTMDAIALRAHAGKATLYRRWKSKPYLIAEAIRFIMPRVQKVDPARCGENFRNYLCELLSTYFGVDDEVRQKVMLSISTAISRDKSLSEAIHLDCITNQTYIFREAITCNINKKIDEHQLKLLADVGPALLCYKLITTGKPIEMKYVEHIVDDLIIPLISLNSN